Proteins from one Cicer arietinum cultivar CDC Frontier isolate Library 1 chromosome 3, Cicar.CDCFrontier_v2.0, whole genome shotgun sequence genomic window:
- the LOC101491509 gene encoding dolichol-phosphate mannose synthase subunit 3, with translation MKHIVKILVLVIAITALWVGLLQTSMIPQSHTWLLPIYFVVSLGCYGLLMVGVGLMNFPTCPHEALLLQKDIVEARDYLKQRGVDVSTS, from the exons ATGAAGCATATTGTAAAGATTTTGGTGCTGGTAATTGCTATCACTGCTTTATGGGTTGGCCTTCTACAAACTTCTATGATTCCACAAAGTCATACTTGGTTG CTACCGATCTATTTTGTTGTGTCTTTAGGATGTTACGGTTTATTAATGGTTGGAGTTGGTCTGATGAACTTTCCTACCTGTCCTCATGAAGCCCTGTTGTTGCAAAAG GACATTGTTGAGGCCAGGGACTATCTGAAGCAAAGAGGAGTTGATGTTAGTACCAGCTGA
- the LOC101492945 gene encoding uncharacterized protein, with translation MGGSTLRESWCFCKGVSKSERMKGAIFTGKNQAMATITNSNVVNGVSGTGFLIHRNLLLTTHANLPSVVAAGSSEIRLHNGVSATLVPQRFFITSSVLDLTIVGLDDADGESNALGQNPHYLKTCCKTNLDLGSVVYLLGYTKKQELTVGEGKVVIATDNLIKLSTDGIIWSPGSAGFDVYGNLAFMICDPMKLATSPNTKSPSTSSSSNSSWKKDLPMQFGIPIPVICDWLNQHWEGNLDELNKPKLPLMRLMSTGPRSEHSCASFTLRQVFKSTDADNENTSSSSKGQGQSSAAIVNTAEEESLSITTNPNAAHIQGIPTPEIYESPRVTSVPLRRKENTQIQLLDINFPPRIAKPAVISQSLKEPYLKSAENQPKGEQNQDRRPAATPIAEVSSTGSVNGAQSEVQSSSSPVEAAQMHDGYSSEGETMYSAETAESRNYTSPREMKFQQVGRSQSCVSYNRWGAARRSQVARGMVVENQRSFMHVKKIYSQGATSQRSNEYFSPTVSSIMKRNGSEQPTRSRQTAFHSPSPRWMF, from the exons ATGGGTGGTAGTACTCTTAGAGAATCATGGTGTTTTTGCAAAGGGGTGAGTAAGTCTGAGAGAATGAAAGGTGCTATTTTTACAGGGAAAAATCAAGCTATGgctacaatcacaaacagtaaTGTTGTTAATGGAGTTTCTGGAACTGGGTTTCTCATTCATAGGAATCTTCTTTTGACTACTCATGCTAATCTCCCTTCTGTTGTTGCTGCTGGTAGCTCTGAGATCCGGTTGCATAATGGTGTCTCTGCAACTCTTGTTCCTCAGAG GTTTTTCATTACAAGTTCTGTATTAGATCTTACAATTGTGGGTTTAGACGATGCGGACGGAGAGTCCAATGCACTGGGTCAAAACCCTCACTACTTGAAGACATGTTGTAAAACCAATCTGGATCTTGGAAGTGTAGTCTACCTTTTAGGCTACACAAAGAAACAGGAGCTAACTGTCGGCGAAGGAAAGGTTGTCATAGCCACAGACAATCTTATAAAGCTCTCAACCGACGGGATTATATGGAGTCCAGGTTCGGCAGGATTTGATGTGTACGGCAATCTAGCTTTTATGATTTGTGATCCTATGAAATTAGCCACGTCACCGAATACCAAATCACCTTCAACTTCTTCATCCTCCAACTCGTCGTGGAAGAAAGATCTCCCAATGCAATTTGGCATACCGATTCCTGTCATATGTGATTGGTTAAACCAGCATTGGGAAGGAAACCTCGACGAGCTTAACAAGCCTAAATTACCCCTCATGCGGTTAATGTCTACAGGCCCTAGGAGCGAACATTCATGCGCTTCCTTCACATTGCGGCAAGTTTTCAAGTCAACTGATGCTGATAATGAGAATACCTCATCTTCATCAAAGGGTCAGGGACAAAGCTCTGCCGCTATCGTCAACACGGCTGAAGAAGAAAGCTTGAGTATTACTACAAACCCGAATGCTGCACATATACAAGGAATTCCAACTCCAGAAATATATGAATCACCTAGAGTAACTTCTGTGCCACTcagaaggaaagaaaatacacAAATACAACTTTTGGACATCAATTTTCCTCCAAGGATTGCCAAACCTGCAGTTATTTCGCAATCTTTAAAAGAACCATATCTGAAATCAGCTGAAAACCAGCCCAAAGGTGAACAAAACCAGGACAGAAGGCCAGCAGCGACTCCCATTGCAGAAGTTTCATCAACAGGTTCAGTCAATGGAGCTCAAAGCGAGGTTCAATCTAGTTCGTCTCCCGTGGAAGCTGCTCAAATGCACGACGGATATAGTAGCGAAGGAGAGACAATGTACTCTGCAGAGACTGCAGAGAGCCGCAACTATACAAGTCCGAGAGAGATGAAGTTTCAACAAGTCGGAAGGAGTCAGAGTTGTGTTAGTTATAATAGATGGGGTGCTGCAAGGAGGAGTCAAGTCGCTCGTGGGATGGTAGTAGAAAATCAAAGGAGTTTCATGCATGTGAAGAAGATTTATTCACAAGGAGCAACTTCACAGAGAAGCAATGAGTATTTCAGCCCGACTGTATCATCGATCATGAAACGTAATGGCTCAGAGCAACCAACCAGGTCAAGACAAACTGCATTTCATTCTCCTTCACCAAGATGGATGTTTTGA
- the LOC101493277 gene encoding oleoyl-acyl carrier protein thioesterase 1, chloroplastic, giving the protein MLKLSCNGVDRIQLLAQCGYMNRPTSVFSGRSSVTGFRSTKACSVQAVTSAKDGVVVNRVEPDNRSFADRLRLGSLTEDGLSYKEKFIVRSYEVGINKTATVETIANLLQEVGCNHAQGVGFSTDGFATTPTMRKLHLIWVTARMHIEVYKYPAWSDVVEIETWCQAEGRAGTRRDFIIKDYATNQVIGRATSKWVMMNQDTRRLQKMNDDIRDEYLVFCPREPRLAIPEEDSNCLKKIPKLGDPAQSSRFGLVPRRADLDMNQHVNNVTYIGWVLESMPQEIIDSHELQSITLDYRRECQQNDIVDSLTSVETFDDAEVVPELQGTNGSAKTRDDKQQFLHLLRLSTEGLEINRGRTEWRKKAPR; this is encoded by the exons atgttgaaaCTTTCATGCAATGGGGTGGACCGGATTCAGCTTCTGGCCCAATGCGGGTACATGAATCGGCCCACTTCCGTTTTTTCCGGCCGGAGCTCAGTTACAGGATTCCGGTCTACAAAGGCGTGTTCGGTTCAGGCTGTGACGTCAGCTAAGGACGGTGTGGTGGTGAACCGGGTCGAACCGGATAATAGGAGTTTTGCGGACCGGTTGCGGCTTGGGAGCTTGACTGAAGATGGATTGTCTTATAAGGAGAAGTTCATTGTTAGGAGCTATGAAGTTGGAATCAATAAGACTGCTACTGTTGAAACCATTGCTAATCTCTTGcag GAAGTTGGATGTAATCATGCTCAGGGTGTTGGATTTTCAACTGATGGTTTTGCAACAACCCCTACCATGAGAAAATTGCATCTCATATGGGTGACTGCTCGCATGCACATTGAAGTCTACAAATACCCTGCTTG GAGTGATGTTGTTGAGATAGAGACATGGTGTCAAGCGGAAGGTCGGGCTGGAACAAGGcgtgattttataattaaagactATGCAACTAATCAAGTCATTGGAAGAGCAACAAG CAAGTGGGTAATGATGAATCAGGACACCAGGCGACTCCAAAAAATGAATGATGATATTCGAGACGAGTATTTGGTTTTCTGTCCTCGAGAGCCAAG GTTGGCAATTCCAGAGGAGGATAGTAACTGCTTGAAGAAAATTCCAAAATTGGGAGATCCTGCTCAGAGTTCCAGATTTGGTCTTGTG CCTAGAAGAGCCGATCTTGACATGAATCAGCATGTTAACAATGTCACCTATATTGGATGGGTGCTTGAG AGCATGCCTCAAGAAATCATCGATAGCCATGAATTGCAGAGTATTACCTTGGATTACAGACGAGAATGCCAACAAAACGACATAGTCGATTCACTAACAAGTGTGGAAACATTTGATGATGCTGAGGTTGTTCCAGAACTCCAAGGTACAAATGGATCTGCCAAAACAAGGGATGACAAACAACAGTTCCTTCATCTACTTAGATTGTCTACTGAGGGACTTGAAATAAACCGGGGGCGCACAGAATGGAGAAAAAAGGCTCCAAGATGA
- the LOC101497690 gene encoding F-box/kelch-repeat protein At3g23880-like, whose translation MNDLETKRSRLSVPVPRGSSENSLSRNLETQHHSVVLSNDLTAEILSLLPLESLMQLKCVCRSWKTIIFDPIFIKMHLHQFQQNKRINVNENILKFIGSHNGLLCLINDSHTAGHEQILLYIWNPATRSLSNEIVFCCEEAGFCPFYGRPRQRSSWYEYRRRWKFSFCYDNSNDTYKILAFRLMSNEVRLFSSRDNIWTNIQRLPVVPIDYGDLFHGHLRINGAVCMKEFGVQDSWNQFLKISYQSLPIDSNVLIDLKQYGSRLALLPLCLNGNDDTLILAWSIDSQTLLYNLRDNRVEINITDISIEIEWLLAKDYIDSLVLNRPQYFNYLLV comes from the exons ATGAATGATCTTGAAACTAAACGCAGTCGACTGTCAGTCCCAGTCCCCCGGGGTTCTTCTGAAAACTCATTAAGCAGAAATCTTGAAACCCAACATCACAGCGTAGTTCTCTCCAATGACCTTACCGCAGAAATCCTATCATTACTTCCACTTGAATCTCTTATGCAACTAAAATGCGTCTGTAGGTCATGGAAAACCATCATCTTCGATCCCATCTTCATCAAAATGCACCTTCACCAATTTCAACAAAACAAACGCATCAACGTCAACGAaaacatactaaaatttattGGTTCCCACAACGGATTACTCTGCTTGATCAATGATTCTCACACCGCTGGTCATGAACAGATCTTGCTTTATATATGGAATCCAGCAACTAGATCATTATCTAACGAAATAGTGTTTTGTTGCGAAGAGGCGGGTTTCTGTCCTTTCTACGGTCGTCCTCGTCAACGTTCTAGCTGGTATGAATATAGACGTCGTTGGAAGTTTTCTTTCTGTTATGATAATTCAAATGACACATATAAGATTTTGGCATTCCGTCTAATGAGTAACGAAGTGAGACTTTTCAGTTCTCGTGATAATATTTGGACAAATATTCAACGTCTTCCTGTGGTTCCTATTGACTATGGCGATTTATTCCATGGTCATTTGCGTATTAATGGTGCTGTGTGT ATGAAGGAATTTGGAGTTCAAGACTCTTGGAATCAGTTCCTTAAAATTAGTTATCAGAGTCTTCCAATTGATTCTAATGTCCTTATTGACTTGAAGCAATATGGTTCTCGATTGGCCTTGCTTCCATTGTGTCTTAATGGGAATGATGATACATTGATATTGGCATGGAGTATTGATAGCCAAACACTTCTATATAATTTGAGAGATAACAGAGTAGAGATAAATATAACTGACATTAGCATTGAAATTGAGTGGCTTCTTGCCAAGGATTACATTGACAGCTTGGTTTTGAATAGACCACAGTATTTCAACtatttacttgtttga
- the LOC140919797 gene encoding uncharacterized protein, producing the protein MDRKARGICFRCWERFHPLHQCAGKQLRLVILGDDEVTDEAGEVLAIELKEWEEDVAVRCNSAVLFRIEDEGKSQNWFPFPLRLEGTVKGIPVTMMVDTGATHNFVTPQMVAVLQLPVEQIPVTNAKFGNGSRVAITEKCGKFDIQIGRFQTTVEAYIMELQGEDMILGVAWLHKLGKVLFDWEEIAICLDWKGKTVKLQFQNPENWRINQEK; encoded by the coding sequence ATGGATCGTAAGGCGCGAGGCATCTGTTTTCGATGTTGGGAAAGGTTCCATCCTCTTCATCAGTGTGCTGGAAAACAGTTGCGTTTGGTAATTCTAGGAGATGATGAAGTGACGGACGAGGCCGGTGAAGTCCTAGCTATTGAATTGAAGGAATGGGAGGAAGACGTTGCAGTAAGATGCAACTCTGCAGTGCTCTTCAGAATAGAAGACGAAGGCAAATCTCAAAATTGGTTCCCTTTTCCCCTACGTTTGGAAGGTACCGTGAAGGGAATACCGGTCACGATGATGGTGGACACTGGTGCTACTCACAATTTTGTGACTCCTCAAATGGTTGCAGTTTTGCAGCTTCCAGTAGAACAAATCCCAGTTACGAATGCAAAATTTGGAAACGGTTCCCGCGTGGCCATAACAGAGAAGTGTGGGAAGTTTGACATTCAAATTGGAAGGTTTCAGACCACTGTTGAAGCTTACATAATGGAATTACAAGGTGAGGACATGATTTTGGGAGTGGCTTGGCTGCATAAGTTAGGCAAGGTGTTATTTGATTGGGAAGAAATAGCAATTTGCTTGGACTGGAAGGGGAAAACTGTGAAGCTACAGTTTCAAAATCCGGAGAATTGGAGAATCAATCAAGAAAAATAA